Genomic segment of Zerene cesonia ecotype Mississippi chromosome 7, Zerene_cesonia_1.1, whole genome shotgun sequence:
cagacagccAGTGGGGCACCTACCACATTGTTCCGGTACAGCACCCTGCTTAACTTCCATCTTTGAAACCGAACAACCCAATTGACATTTACACAAacacatacagacagacagacagacaaacagacaagaCAGTGGGTCACCGACCGCATTGCTGTCGTAGACGGAGGCGGTGACGCCGAGCAGGAAGCTCTCGGCGAGGGTGAAGAGGCCGAGGAATATGAAGTTGGTCGGCGCCTGGCGGCGCACGTCGCCGCAGCACGACATCACTATCAGGCACACGAACATCACCGCGAACGCTATCCAGCTGGAACGGGaatcatttattgaattaaaaaaaaaaccttatttcTCACTTTAAACAtgcagatttcattcaaatttcgtacacttatcaagaacCATCATTCATCCCNNNNNNNNNNNNNNNNNNNNNNNNNNNNNNNNNNNNNNNNNNNNNNNNNNNNNNNNNNNNNNNNNNNNNNNNNNNNNNNNNNNNNNNNNNNNNNNNNNNNNNNNNNNNNNNNNNNNNNNNNNNNNNNNNNNNNNNNNNNNNNNNNNNNNNNNNNNNNNNNNNNNNNNNNNNNNNNNNNNNNNNNNNNNNNNNNNNNNNNNNNNNNNNNNNNNNNNNNNNNNNNNNNNNNNNNNNNNNNNNNNNNNNNNNNNNNNNNNNNNNNNNNNNNNNNNNNNNNNNNNNNNNNNNNNNNNNNNNNNNNNNNNNNNNNNNNNNNNNNNNNNNNNNNNNNNNNNNNNNNNNNNNNNNNNNNNNNNNNNNNNNNNNNNNNNNNNNNNNNNNNNNNNNNNNNNNNNNNNNNNNNNNNNNNNNNNNNNNNNNNNNNNNNNNNNNNNNNNNNNNNNNNNNNNNNNNNNNNNNNNNNNNNNNNNNNNNNNNNNNNNNNNNNNNNNNNNNNNNNNNNNNNNNNNNNNNNNNNNNNNNNNNNNNNNNNNNNNNNNNNNNNNNNNNNNNNNNNNNNNNNNNNNNNNNNNNNNNNNNNNNNNNNNNNNNNNNNNNNNNNNNNNNNNNNNNNNNNNNNNNNNNNNNNNNNNNNNNNNNNNNNNNNNNNNNNNNNNNNNNNNNNNNNNNNNNNNNNNNNNNNNNNNNNNNNNNNNNNNNNNNNNNNNNNNNNNNNNNNNNNNNNNNNNNNNNNNNNNNNNNNNNNNNNNNNNNNNNNNNNNNNNNNNNNNNNNNNNNNNNNNNNNNNNNNNNNNNNNNNNNNNNNNNNNNNNNNNNNNNNNNNNNNNNNNNNNNNNNNNNNNNNNNNNNNNNNNNNNNNNNNNNNNNNNNNNNNNNNNNNNNNNNNNNNNNNNNNNNNNNNNNNNNNNNNNNNNNNNNNNNNNNNNNNNNNNNNNNNNNNNNNNNNNNNNNNNNNNNNNNNNNNNNNNNNNNNNNNNNNNNNNNNNNNNNNNNNNNNNNNgaaaaacgggtgtgagttacatacatacatacatacaaacatacaagtgaagctaataaaagcgtgttaaaaaaaaaacacattaaacgctcgtcccggctccgcccggatatcaaggttTCTGCTCTACCCCAAAGGAGCGTATCCTACCGCCCATGTCAGATCACACCATGTGgaaatacgaaatttcatcaaaatccattcagtagtttcagagGGATtcgacggacaaacatccaaacaaacaaactttcacatttataatataaatatgaagtgTGACAGTTTGATATATGCTGCACACCCCAGGTagtcatttatttacacagtcattaattgttataatataaattttttctatcttttaaattggatCAAAGTGCACATGCgtgcagatttgattaaaGTCAATGTCAcacgtaatatatataacatttagataacaaaaaaaaatctaaaccgCTTCCCGATTGTCAGAACGTCTTCAAATTTAAGAAGAACCACATGACAAGCTTTGCGGTGTAgcaagaatcatcaaaatcggttcacccagtaaaacgTTATAAggtaagaaacataaaaaagtagtaGTAAAATTAAGAATCTCCTCTTTTTTTTGAAAGTCGGTTAAGAACTCGGTCTATCCATAGAATTCCTGCATCGATAGAGGGAGGATCCTTTTACAATGCAGGAAACCCATCTTCCTgcacataacatatttataaataaactagctgcacccggcaaacgctgttctgccttactcttatcatttaggcgtgtgaaaaatagatgttagccgattctcagacctacccaatatgcttaccaaatttcagaggaatcggtcaagccgtttcggtggagtatagagactaacattgtgacacgagaattttatatataagataaataaccAATACTCACAAAGTGTATGTGTTCCTCTGCACCCACAGCTTAGTCGGCTCGTGGAATGAGAAGAGGGTGATGAACGCCATAGTGACCAGCAGCTGGCACATCAGTATGGAGTACACCTGCgagattatgttttaatatttatactgcTGTGGTGAGGATCTTGGACTTAAAAGTCAGGGGtttgagatttttattaaacttattttttattagtattttcttgtgtttgatttatattttattgtttttattttgcttttggAGGTTTTTAGTACGTGGATTGTTTTGGAGTATGTAAAATCTCTTTAATACAAtctaatgtgggagtcgagtactCTTTAGCACGAATAAGGTCAACTCGCACTGGGAAAGTACCACAACCCTAcagaaataatagcatgctactgtgtttcatacggtgcgtgggggagccggaggcccgttgtcttttcctcacccatgcAATTCCATTGCATCTTCCAATCGTCAATGCTTTCCTTATCACTCACCTCAcaaaagcggacagcgcacAACACATTCGCAGCGGCCTTGCCTCTACCAGTTACCATCAtccgaaccaccagctcagcttcccgcttatggcataaaacaacataagctaaccattttatacatttgtatcTTACTCACCTTTCGTATGAAAGATTTCCTGATGCTCTGCTCGTTGAAATCAAACCCCTTGACGTCCGCATCCTCGCCCAGACCGGCGGGACCACCGTACCCCGGCTGTAAtgtaaaaacacaaaacaaaattgaatatcatcatcatcatcatcatcatcatcagcccatataaaCAGTGGGAAcacactgctgggacacaggtcccctatgagggttcaggccataatccaccacgctggccaagtgcgagttggcagatgtcacgtgtcgtcgaactttttaactctcggacatgccgagaattaaaaagttcaaaGAAGACAAAAGGCTCGACAACAAACAAAGACAAAGTAATAATACTTTCAACCCGCACTTGAACAGCGTCACAGCAAACACAGAACAGTAGACTAAGGAGTTATTCGCCTGTCTGGCGTTGAATGCACGCATTCAAACGTATATTTATTGCAGCAACTCGAGTCGATGCGAGATCGTGCAAATGTGAGATGTTGTATAAGTTTAGGTACTATGATATAGTGATACATTATGCCGCCATTCAAACAGATAACGATGATTACTCTACTATAAGCCTTACATCATATTGTGTATTATCATCTAATGGAATGAAATTCATATCCCTACAACTTTTAGCACTGTGATAAGAATAACAATGTTTTCTGGTGTTTCATTTCTGAATGAGAgcagaaatttattatcaacttGCCCCATAAGTCTTAAATGCATGAAACATGAAATGCATTCCGCCCCCCAGGTGTGTGGAGTGTGTGATCCcacattttatcaatttttaattcgatTCCACCGCATCCAGTGACCTTCTAGAATAACTCGCTAGATATTATCAAAAACCCATTAACATGAATTGAGTTTACAATAGCGGCTATTGATCGACCACGAAATTAGCCACTCAAATGGATTATTTGTTCCTACTGCAATTGTTATAGCGACAGTTATGTATTGGaaaacctttttaattttagtaggtGCATCTTTTTAGTGGCATACCTCTAAAAAGAGGCGTATTTTCGTAGTTGGTGTTTAGATAAGATTGAAATCAAACATGCCGTGTAATAAATGTGTTCTAGTTCATTTGGAATTCTAAAAAattgactgggaagggctttatgtattttaattttatcgagGCCGTCTTATTTCAAAGTTAAGAAATAGACTAGGGATTAATGTATTGGTTGTTGATTTACGGTCGAAAAAAACAATGTGTCTTCCATCCCAGGATAAGCGTCAATATCCGATTGTATGTTGACCTTTAATTTGTATGGCAATACAgagataatttttctattgtgTATGGAAGAGCTTTACTTAGAAAATTGATTGCTAGATTAATCTATCTTTGCGACTTTTGGATAAAGATTGATTGTATCACAGTGCGTTACTAAAGTTATATGGGCCAGaacaatactttttatctatatatctgtCAGTAGGTTATGTTTTAGAATATTATCTTATGGATTGGACGCTTGCAAAAGAAACAGAGATCTccttaaagtaaaatttaagttatttcaaCCTAACAAAGGGCGTTGAAAAacttacatttttgttatacatGGAGTATAAACTTACATTAGAACTGCCACCAAGCCATTCATCCATAATCGTAAatgttcatattataataattattttagttatccACCCTTCAAAAAACACGGCACACTCGTTTTGCGTGTATTTAATACGTCAAAAGCTAGGATCATTCGcgtatagttatttttttttatattattaaacacatccttacaaactttcgcatttataatattagtaggataggatataagTAGGAGTAGGATGCATGagtatattgttatgtttaaatatttctaattatttttattgttatttagcTATTTGCTTCTTTTCAAGTCGAAGAAAGCGCCCTACAATCGCGAAAGCTTGGgtgtttgtttaaaacataCCTCGCCATATCCTGCGCCGCCATAGCCCGCGGGTTGGAATCCGGGCTGCGGAGGTGGGTAACCGCCCTGTGGATAACCGCCTTGTGGATAACCGCCTTGTGGGTAACCGCCTTGTGGGTAACCGCCCTGTGGATAACCGCCCTGCGGGTAACCGCCCTGCGGGTAACCTCCTTGTTGATCTGAaatcgtaaatataaaatgaaacaactaattttctttgaattatTCTGTGCGGCTGCTGTTACATTGTGCGCTAGTGCGACTCTGTGTTCTTAGCTTGCGTTATAGAGATGAGTTTTGCTCGTTAACAACATctgatgtttataaataaataattgatcagataataatgtatttgctTTCACACTAATTGCTTGACTTGCTGTACCGTGCCGTAACTCAGGCTAAAAAACAGTGATCAATAAAtatcgtttaatttatatactgaCAGCGTATCAATGTCGCGTGTGTATGTACATGTTTTAGTTTGAATAtacgaattatttatatatgattaaGCCTATAATTCGTTAATGATTACATAAatagctttaaatatattatatattagtggAAGTGTGTTGTGAATATAATCAATTAGTTGTATGGTTCAATGCCTTTATAACAACTTGTattaacatgaaaaaaaacgcgttaaaatcttatatttgTGCAACGAAGTGACTATCGTGTATAGTCGTTGcattagcaataaataatatcgcCTAGAAGCGGTCTTAGAAATAGCTGTGCTACTAGATTTTCGCTCGTGCATTCACAGCAGGTGGACAATCCCGGGGATTTCCCGCAAAGATCCCGTTCCCGTGTGATATCCGGGATGACAACTATTCAGTATCCTGTCTCGGATCACacactatctctgtaccaaatttcgtttaaATCGTTCCGTGGTTTACACGCGAAGAAAATAGATAGACAGTTTCagtcgcaattataatattagcagcgAATAGTGATGCAAAGTTCATTACTAAAGCTTATAAagtaatctaataaataatacaacggTACACTCCCGAGTCCTGACAGTAAAGGTCACTATAGAACTTCGATCGAGAGCCACTAGACACCGTGTCGCCGCCGTGACGTCACTGTGTAACGTTAGATAAGCAATGTAAACAATGACTTTCCAAGAAGCCTGTGTAGCCGATCAGAATATCCTATATCAGACCATTGGATTCGGGGAACAAATTAACGAAGATATCTCacctaaataaaatcaaatcatcGAGATTTTGAATGTATTGCATGAAACAGCACTCAATAATAACTCGTTAGAACAACGAACTTCTAATATTCTTATGAAACAAAGAATCATGAAAGAATCACCTCAACCAATTAAACATCCATGGGGTTAAGGAGTACCAAAACCAAATCAGTTTTTACTGTTGAATGTACAACCTCCTTCGCTTTTTGATACGGTCGGTcgtatgttaatttttcattatttcactgtacaatactaaaacaattacaaaataaaacaatcattcAACAACGTAGCCTCTATACTGCATAGGTTATTTATTCTCGAACAAACGAAAGAAGAAACGACATCTTCGTGTCAAAACAAAGAGGTAGGTAAGCATAACAACAATATGTTCTTTACTTTtgctcaaataaatataaaaaaaacacttgaaTCACATTGTAACACAACTAATTCCAAACAAATACATCACCTTTCTCTTGCATTATCAATATTCGCCCAATCTTCCACAAAGTCAATGTAGATCACCTCAGGCAAAGCCTCCCGAGTCCTGACTGATATTCGCAGATGCAGACTATTCTCTGTGCGTCGTATTTACTGTCAATACGGACTAGATTGCTCTGCTCAATCGACATGCACATGCGTAGAAGTGCCAAGGGATACAGTGTCATAGTTTCGCGAAACGTGAATGCAATTCAGAACTTAGGGTTGCCTCCATTCGATATGAacgaattattattgaaatgggGCAATTTGTAGGGACATTTTCCTTCAAATGGCAAAGTTAAATGcgtaaataagtttaataatttgcGATTGAGTTACCGTAATGAAACATATACAGTTTTCCTAATAGGTACttatgtacaaatttaaacaagaATTGTGATTATCACAATGAATGTTGAGGAATTCcaatacgattttttttctaaaaaatacaatcaaaaaaatactacacaattatattacttCGTCATTAATTTTGGAATCAACGGTAAAGTCACGACTCACGACTTAGCGGTAtcacaaatataatgtttacaataataaaaaaaatacgttttcatAAATCCATTAAAATGATTGCTTAATTGAAGCCATGGCAAGCCAACAGGGTGTGCTCATAAATAACCAGCTCCCGTTGCCCCGTCACTAAAGCGGCttgacggaacacagtggggttttagtcgttTACTCCTTCCCCAGAGGTCGAGGGTATCTATAtacaagatttccccactcaAACAAAAACCTGCCCGCCCTAAGTTCTTATCGTTCGTTGGTTATAGAGTTGGAATGActcatatcatattatatgatttgTACCTGtgggaaatatttaaaacagtaaCATGATATTAtgtcatactagctgcgctccgcggtttcacctacgtaaatctgtatcccgcaggaatatcgggtatatattaaaatttgccaatatgttattccagttgtcaaacTACCtatgtatcaaatttcttgcactcggttcagtagtttttgcgtgaaacagtaacaaacacacacacatccttacaaactttcgcatttataatattagtaggcaGTAGGATTAGTGTTTTAACAACTAGAAAAACACGTGTTAAAGGTTTGTCATACGAACTTGGAGTCCATCCATGGTTTGGATGAAACAAATACGatgttattgatttaatttaatcatacatatagatattaatgtacatttttaaataagcatCTTTTCAACTTCATCACAGCGTATTAAATATGCTTAAATGacaaatcattataaatatatagtggCTATATAAATTTCAGCTTACAGTTTATGACTCGACAGTACAATTTCGTCTGATGTTTTTTcctcaaaaaaattataataaactaatacgTTTCCATTGTTTCGTATTGTGTTATATATCAATAGATATAACATTTCACTGTAAAACATTCTAATACGTATAACGTGTTATACATACACACGTATTCATTTcagacaatataatttaaactaatatacGTGTATTTAATCATTGAACAATCTGTAGTATATTATGATCATCCGCAATCCGATAACTGAAACGACCTACAGACCTACAACGCGAATTCAGCTAGAAATCTATGACTCACTGTAAGAACAGTTGGATATTCGCCAACATAAATGAGATCACGCATACTTCTCCTCGTAATAGAGGGAATCCCCGCTAACAAATATGATGAACCACAGACAATCGATTACAAATTTGATAAACCCAGAGACgattagttataaaatttgataaaccAAAGACCAAGTACCCAATCAAGATGTAATAATAAACCaattaaagtgaaatataGTTAATACGTAGATAGCATAGTGACAAAATGAAGCGTAAATGTAGAAATCAATAGGCAtgcgataaataaaataataatcccCAATTCCATCAAGGAGAGAAGATAATCCATATCCTTATCTTTCctatacacaataaaaaaaatctttataatgaaaaaaaaaacaatatttttaacaaaaaactacacCGCCCTCGAATTGTGAgaactaaaacaaatttaaacaggACAACACACGGGAGGCACCAcacaccagctttcaaataaataaaagcgtcatcaaaatcggttcacctatTAAGAAGTCGGGGTAACAAAAAAagtacagtcgaattgagaacccgCTCccttttttgttcaaaaactcttaataaaaatcaaatatcttCTCATCCAGGTTAATTccatatctacactaatatcataaagaggaAAATTAAAGGATAAAGTTTGAACGTATTCAAAGACCAGAAATTtccaaattatattactacaAGAGAACATTATCCGTATGTTACATAAGCTGTGATATACAACACCTACTCGGAAGTGGAGCGATGGCGCAATACTCGTAAAGCTTTTGAAATCAATGATCAAACGAATAGATTACATTCTATATTAGAACTGATGACGTGTAAGACTTAATTACTATTCAAGTTAATTGTCTTAAAGGTGATAGCGAGCATGTTTCTATAATAAAGGGAAACGAAAATCATCTCAGCGCGAgtgtttattcaatttacatgTATTGGTACACTGGagtctattgaaaaaaattgtgtccAACGTCGGTGAACTACTGATTTGTAGGTATCAAAATTTGTGCATAGTATATCAAATATGACATATctgaatttaatattctaataattatatcgaacttagtattttcttgtgtttgattttacgcgagtattatacatttagaaattaaaaactgtttaacggattttaaacgcggtttattcattatattacacgtggtcacggggagactgtctccccgcgctccacgctcgctgtaaagttgtcgaaacgtcgggttaataatataatgaataaatcgcgtccgtaaaatccgttaaaaagtttttaatttctaaatatatcgAACTTTTAACGGATAACTCCAATCtaaaaaacacttattttgactttaattttctttatgacaCGTTAGGTGGCCCCGATATCCTGGTGCGCCGTATCACTGACACGGCGGTGGGTACTAGCTACGCCTCTGCTATGTCTatcctacgaatattataaatgcgaaagtttgtaagaatgtgtgtttgttgctctttcacgcaaagactactgaaccgattgcaatggaatttgttacgtagacagctcgacaactggaataacatataggcaactttttataccgatattcctacgggatacggacttatgcgtgtgaaaccgcgaggcgcagctagttggtTATAAGcttcaaaaatttatcaacACATGATTTACACGAggaatgtttcttttttattcaatttaaataaattcgattatatacttatgtttCCGTCGACTGATTTCTAAGCTTTAAATTAGTTTgtgttaaattagtttttcaacataatataatatataagttagttagtataatacaaaatataagttttagtTTCTTCACTCTGTTTCTTCCTACTTAtctattgaatatttgaaCCACTTACAAGACGCCATTTATAGACAGCCGGTTTTTCGGATGCcggttttataattttacgatAATATGCACTGAGATATCTATAAGAACACAGTTTTTTAGAGTTCCGTATGTATCCAAAGGGTAAAACGGTACCCTTACTCTTATTTTCGACTTTTCtgttgtctgtctgtccgttcGTGTGTCTCCAGGCTATATCTCATGATACCTTGATAGTTAGAAATTGAAATGTTCAATGATGTATTTCCGTTGCCACTTTAGTACCAAATAAGGAAATCGAGTTTAAGCGACGGACAGCACGGTCATGACCAATGATAATAACTATTCTTACGGAACCCATAATGCGAGtgcgactcgcacttgaccgattatTCGCATACAGGTACAGCTTATTAATATGCAATTAAGCAGGTAGATAAGAATgtgatgattttttaaaacgcGGTGAAACCAACATTAAAAGACGCTTTATATATTACGCTTTATAAAACCAAcagtaacatataaaaactacCCAAAACTACTCAAGGTCATGTGTAATGTTGGTTGAAAATCattcaattaatgttttgaaTGAACTGAACCGAGCCATGCGTCACGAGAAAGTTGTATGTATCGATCAACACATACGTTTATTGTGTTTCAATAATTCTAGTACCTTCCGTAGTACCTTCGTGTTATTTGgatgacattttaaaacacGACAACGTTGTAAATAATCGTATTGCTTAGATCTGTTCaggaaatgtttattttttttataatcgataTGCAGACGTTTGACCACAATCCCACCTGATGGGAAGCGGAGATGTGGCCTACATGGGTGCTCGGctatctaaaaattatataaagattatagAGTTGTTCAGATAATgtcaaaaattgttataacaaCCTCGGTAGAGCACGTAAACTGTATGActgatacattttttgtttaactaaatcagggataaaaaattacattagatGATAGGTGAAGGCATGAGAAGCAATTAGTAGGCCAAGCCCACGAGCGgtttatcaaccgacttcgaaagaagaggaggttctcaattcttggcacttttattttatatttgttacttcAATTAGGTACTTCTACTAATTATTTTGTGCCTCAGTACTTTTGACTGGGAGAAATaatgattcttttatttatttgaaatctgttGGTTTTCGTCTGGTCCCATTcagatttgatttaatttgtttttatttttaaatagttatatcaGTAAAGAATAAGGATACAAGGAGTGTTGACATAAGCGTAAAACAGTATCACGCTTTCACCACGGTAAAATCAATCATATCAACgtctaataaaattgaaaatcctttacaataaaaacgatAATTATTACAGTATGACGCCTGCTTTCGCCTACACGCGACGCAATCAAAACTCGCACACTATTGTGAGTTTGTGCATTGGTTCAAGGCTATTCATAAATAACGCTTTGACGTaattcaatagaaaatataattttttaaataaatcctcGTAATACTTCTGGGCAATGAAACTTTATTGTTACCATGAGATACGAAAAACCGGAATGTGATGTAATTGCTgtaaatgcttttttaataattNNNNNNNNNNTTCAAGGCTATTCATAAATAACGCTTTGACGTAAtgcaatagaaaatattattttttaaataaatcctcGTAATACTTCTGGGCAATGAAACTTTATTGCTACCATGAGATACGAAAAACCGGAATGTGATGTAATTGCTgtaaatgctttttaataattaatttatactaaaatgaTTATGCGACATCCTTGGGGGGGAGAGTAGATATTATATGCAGATTGTAAAATGGGAACAAATcacaataatttcctatcaaacacaaaacgCATCACGCCAATAGGTTGAAAATTAACCTCAAGGCGGAGTACATTTACATAGAGATTGATAAAATAACacgaataattttttgtatacatagCGGAGATTTATACGagatatata
This window contains:
- the LOC119840678 gene encoding protein lifeguard 1-like isoform X2, which codes for MQEKDQQGGYPQGGYPQGGYPQGGYPQGGYPQGGYPQGGYPQGGYPPPQPGFQPAGYGGAGYGEPGYGGPAGLGEDADVKGFDFNEQSIRKSFIRKVYSILMCQLLVTMAFITLFSFHEPTKLWVQRNTYTFWIAFAVMFVCLIVMSCCGDVRRQAPTNFIFLGLFTLAESFLLGVTASVYDSNAVMMAVGITAAICLTLTLFAMQTKWDFTAMGGILLCATVILLLFGLIAIFIPKNQVVTLVYASLGALLFSVYLIYDTQLMMGGKHKYSISPEEYVFAALNLYLDIINIFIYILTIIGAARD
- the LOC119840678 gene encoding protein lifeguard 1-like isoform X3; protein product: MYQQGGYPQGGYPQGGYPQGGYPQGGYPQGGYPQGGYPQGGYPPPQPGFQPAGYGGAGYGEPGYGGPAGLGEDADVKGFDFNEQSIRKSFIRKVYSILMCQLLVTMAFITLFSFHEPTKLWVQRNTYTFWIAFAVMFVCLIVMSCCGDVRRQAPTNFIFLGLFTLAESFLLGVTASVYDSNAVMMAVGITAAICLTLTLFAMQTKWDFTAMGGILLCATVILLLFGLIAIFIPKNQVVTLVYASLGALLFSVYLIYDTQLMMGGKHKYSISPEEYVFAALNLYLDIINIFIYILTIIGAARD
- the LOC119840678 gene encoding protein lifeguard 1-like isoform X1, coding for MFQNPGVYPGDQQGGYPQGGYPQGGYPQGGYPQGGYPQGGYPQGGYPQGGYPPPQPGFQPAGYGGAGYGEPGYGGPAGLGEDADVKGFDFNEQSIRKSFIRKVYSILMCQLLVTMAFITLFSFHEPTKLWVQRNTYTFWIAFAVMFVCLIVMSCCGDVRRQAPTNFIFLGLFTLAESFLLGVTASVYDSNAVMMAVGITAAICLTLTLFAMQTKWDFTAMGGILLCATVILLLFGLIAIFIPKNQVVTLVYASLGALLFSVYLIYDTQLMMGGKHKYSISPEEYVFAALNLYLDIINIFIYILTIIGAARD